The Drosophila biarmipes strain raj3 chromosome X, RU_DBia_V1.1, whole genome shotgun sequence genome includes the window cgttcttccttgttttcaaTGGTCTGACTTAATACAATATCGTAAGATTGAATATTTTCGCTAATTTTTCCTTTGTCCCTTCCCCAGGCAATCGTTCACTATCCAGTTCCCCGCGCAGTCACTCACACAACGGACTGCTTACAGCGCCGCCCAGCTCCGGCAGTTCAGTCGGCGGAGGAGGTGTTGGGGGAAATGTCTCCGGAGGCAACGTCTCCAGCGGCGGAGGAGCCACTGGTGGAGTGCGCAAGGTTTTTACCAACACAAGGGAGCGCTGGCGCCAGCAGAACGTGTCTGGCGCCTTTGCGGAGCTACGCAAGCTGGTACCCACGCATCCGCCGGACAAGAAGCTCTCGAAAAATGAAATCTTGCGCTCGGCCATCAAGTATATAAAGCTGCTGACGGGCATCCTCGAGTGGCAGCAGCGACAGACGCCTTCCCTGCCAGCTAGGAGTCAAGTGGAGCCGAACAACAATGACAATAGGATTGTCAATGGTCATGAGGCGGACGGCGAGTTAGAAAACGCAAGTATCCCAGCAGTACGGCACATAAAATGTGAACGTGCCGACAACCAGCAGCAGAGGAATGGGCTTGGGAACGGGGGCAATGACCTGCTAATGATTGCCCCGGGAGCCGTTATAAAGAGAGAGCTCCTCCTGGAGACACCACTGCCACTTGGACAGCCAGTTCCGGGCACTCCACTGCCCACTGCTTCGCTGCCCATTGTGGAATCACGAATTTCCGGAAATGTATCTGGCATTAAGCTGACTGGTGGTCGGACCAGCAAGCGGCGCCTTAAGTCGGAGAGCGGAGCCACCGACCTCAGTGTGGGCAAACGCCGCCGGATGTAGAAGAGCTCGACCAGATGGAATCTGGAAGAATGGATGCAGACAGGGCCGAAGCAACAGGAGCAACTGCCAGATAATTACACGCCTcatattaaaatgatttcattttaccaataaattataaagttattaGTACAAACTGACGGTTTGGAAATACTACCTTAAGGTTTAAGATGAGAATTGGCTTACACGTTGTTCCGTTTTATCAAGTAACCCTGAACCACCAAGTAACTCTAAAGGGCAGTCAAAGGTTCAGTAATAAAAATGGATTTCTATTTCTAACTTTCTTTCTAAATGATGTGATTTTGGGTTTGTGGATGGTTTATGAGCAGGTGATTAAGTGAAAGGCCTCTAGTGCGTGAAAATTCCATATTTTGCGAGCTTTGGGCAAATGAAGGGTACTTcccacattttaaaaaatgttactttgaGACCATGGTCGTGTTTGTCACGATATGCACGAAATAGCAATACCCATGTCTTTCCCGAGGTTGTGACACAAGGAAGCAATCACGAGGGCAACTGCAATAGGCTTAGTAATCAGTTTATCGAAGACCTTCGTAACTTTTTTCTGTCGAAATGCTTGAGTTATGTCTCTCatacaccaggcgaacagaaaacatagcagGTGGCAGCTGGTAGCAATAAGCTAACTTAAACAGCTGTTTTTTCCAAGATGGCGGTCCTTCCATGTTTCCCCTCTCCCAAACGACCAATAGCAAGCGATCTCCTTGggaaagaaccgttggttAAGAGCAAAGCGCAGACGAGAGATGCGCAAGCAAGTCGGTGTCACGATTTCGTCACGAGCTTGTCGCAGTCTAGTCACGACAGGCACGGCACTAAAATGAATCCCCATGCATTTGCTTGGGCCGTGACAAAGGGAAGCAATCACTAGAGCATCTCTAACAAGCTTAGAATAaactgatcagctgatcgtttcgacacctgctaaaagtttatgttcgcctggtgtctgaaatTAAGAATTAAGAAGTTTGCCTCAACAAATCGAAGGGCTTCGCAACAATTTTTCAGTCGAAATGCTT containing:
- the LOC108024122 gene encoding uncharacterized protein LOC108024122, with translation MAWLPSSSNGADNADERSTASSGSSGHSQTNESSHSGNINGNGVIRDTGRHPPALLRHATPHLQPKTESVSDGDGDVELSDFSLNDTEDDEEDLRDYIVLNGNQADGNRSLSSSPRSHSHNGLLTAPPSSGSSVGGGGVGGNVSGGNVSSGGGATGGVRKVFTNTRERWRQQNVSGAFAELRKLVPTHPPDKKLSKNEILRSAIKYIKLLTGILEWQQRQTPSLPARSQVEPNNNDNRIVNGHEADGELENASIPAVRHIKCERADNQQQRNGLGNGGNDLLMIAPGAVIKRELLLETPLPLGQPVPGTPLPTASLPIVESRISGNVSGIKLTGGRTSKRRLKSESGATDLSVGKRRRM